The Styela clava chromosome 10, kaStyClav1.hap1.2, whole genome shotgun sequence genome window below encodes:
- the LOC120337892 gene encoding fibrinogen-like protein A encodes MMFITWEDSFWRTDRPVKMSRAETIFHSDIPDNTNGSKALPSNNNISETATVQQQKQKVTKDTAVRRGLIALTIFVSLVVGLVVFCLVIITQLQYEMRIMKERLENQEHQSSGQLKWLERNLTSEINNSFSELKMIANEDSRALYSKLQQHQLQINQSLERILHLNHSIELLVTATQDFPKGCTNVHRIYAKRQNTTGGVFDIYPESEHTSVEVYCDLETDGGGWFVFQRRMDGTEDFYRGWNDYVNGFGEKDKEMWLGLETIHQLTKNGSYELRVDLENFNGDTAYATYRAFSIASASDKYRLTLGDYNGTAGDSLAYHNNMQFSTKDSDNDQTSGSCAITCSGAWWYNSCHDSNLNGIYYQDGRDTAQSVSWHDWKFNRQSLKFSEMKFRKKTYE; translated from the exons ATGATGTTCATCACTTGGGAAGATTCATTTTGGAGGACCGATCGACCTGTCAAGATGTCTAGAGCTGAAACGATATTCCACTCTGATATTCCAGATAATACAAATGGAAGCAAAGCTTTGCCATCGAATAACAATATTTCCGAAACGGCAACCGTTCAGCAGCAAAAACAAAAAG TTACTAAAGACACAGCAGTAAGAAGAGGACTGATTGCTCTGACAATATTTGTATCATTAGTTGTTGGGCTTGTTGTTTTCTGTCTTGTGATCATCACACAG CTACAGTATGAAATGAGAATTATGAAAGAGCGATTAGAAAATCAAGAACACCAGTCCTCTGGACAATTGAAATGGCTTGAACGAAATTTGACATCTGAAATTAACAATTCGTTTTCGGAATTGAAGATGATTGCAAATGAAG ATTCAAGAGCGCTCTACTCGAAACTACAGCAACATCAGTTACAGATTAATCAGTCTCTTGAAAGAATTTTACATTTGAATCATTCCATTGAACTCCTGGTTACGGCAACACAAG ATTTTCCGAAAGGTTGCACAAATGTACATCGCATCTATGCAAAGCGTCAAAACACCACCGGCGGAGTCTTTGATATATATCCCGAATCAGAACACACATCGGTGGAAGTTTACTGTGATCTTGAAACCGATGGAGGCGGATGGTTT GTCTTTCAAAGAAGAATGGACGGAACGGAAGACTTCTACAGAGGATGGAACGACTATGTTAATGGATTTGGAGAAAAGGATAAAGAAATGTGGTTAG GCTTGGAAACAATCCATCAACTGACTAAAAATGGAAGTTACGAACTAAGAGTTGATTTGGAAAATTTCAATGGAGACACTGCTTATGCTACATATAG AGCGTTCTCAATCGCATCTGCAAGTGATAAATATCGGTTGACACTTGGGGATTATAATGGAACAGCCGGAGATTCATTAGCATATCATAACAATATGCAGTTTAGTACGAAAGATTCTGACAATGACCAAACGTCCGGCAGTTGCGCAATCACTTGCAGTGGGGCTTGGTGGTACAATAGTTGTCATGACTCAAATCTGAATGGGATTTATTACCAGGACGGGCGCGATACGGCACAATCCGTTAGTTGGCATGACTGGAAATTTAATCGGCAGTCTCTGAAGTTCAGTGAGATGAAGTTTCGAAAAAAAACATATGAATGA
- the LOC120337175 gene encoding fibrinogen-like protein A has product MSTTQTEFRGNFPQVRTVVPDTNFYEIPISQSTKSEGNKDTTVRRGLIALAIFSLMVVGLVVFGFVVIIQLQNEIKTMKVKMAHQGNHPTFEISRLNHSVELLLTAIRGFPKNCTTVNRHIAKRRNTTGGVFDIYPESEDKPAEVYCDLETDGGGWIVFQRRMDGTEDFYRGWNDYVNGFGEKDKEMWLGLETIHQLTKTGSYELRVDLGDFNGNNAYAKYGIFSIASASDKYRLTLGEYNGTAGDPFTYNNNSQFTTKDFDNDRNDVDSCAVDRKGAWWYNWCSNTNLNGVYFNYGKTDRTSIYWHNWRQLQSLKFTEMKFRLKT; this is encoded by the exons ATGTCTACTACACAGACAGAATTTCGTGGAAATTTCCCGCAAGTAAGGACGGTGGTACCAGATACGAATTTCTATGAAATCCCCATCTCGCAGTCAACAAAGAGCGAag GTAATAAAGACACAACAGTAAGAAGAGGACTGATTGCTCTggcaatattttcattaatggTTGTTGGGCTTGTTGTTTTCGGTTTTGTGGTCATCATACAG CTTCAGAATGAGataaaaactatgaaagtcaaaATGGCACATCAAGGAAACCACCCAACCTTTGAAATTTCACGCTTAAATCATTCCGTAGAACTTCTGCTGACAGCCATACGAG GTTTCCCAAAGAACTGCACAACTGTAAACCGTCACATTGCAAAACGTCGAAACACAACCGGCGGAGTCTTTGATATTTATCCTGAATCGGAAGACAAGCCTGCCGAAGTTTACTGTGATCTCGAAACGGATGGAGGCGGATGGATT GTCTTTCAAAGACGAATGGACGGAACGGAAGACTTCTACAGAGGATGGAACGACTATGTTAACGGCTTCGGAGAAAAAGATAAAGAAATGTGGTTAG GCTTGGAAACAATTCATCAACTGACTAAAACGGGAAGTTACGAACTAAGAGTCGATTTGGGAGATTTCAATGGAAACAACGCTTATGCCAAATACGG AATCTTCTCTATCGCATCTGCAAGCGATAAATATCGGCTGACACTTGGAGAATATAACGGGACTGCTGGAGATCCATTCACATATAATAACAACTCACAGTTTACTACAAAAGATTTTGATAATGATCGTAATGATGTCGACAGTTGTGCGGTAGATCGGAAAGGAGCTTGGTGGTACAATTGGTGCTCAAATACAAATCTGAACGGCGTATACTTCAATTATGGGAAAACGGATCGCACCTCAATCTACTGGCATAACTGGAGGCAACTTCAATCCTTAAAATTCACAGAGATGAAATTTAGATTGAAGACTTAA